The following coding sequences are from one Sphaeramia orbicularis chromosome 11, fSphaOr1.1, whole genome shotgun sequence window:
- the rprd2a gene encoding regulation of nuclear pre-mRNA domain-containing protein 2a: MAAGAGASSGGSFESTLDRKFQNVTNTMDSIQGLSTWCIENKKYHSLIVRHWLKRLKKSDSTHRLNLFYLANDVIQNCKRKNAIVYRTAFAEVLPDAFLLLNREGEAKVVKSVERILSIWEDRSVYSGALISELRSTLVKEESPPETPVEQKTPIESNADLRSKIVAEFVPQAFIDQLSKYKRSVEEVDLREKQLTAMRVDICSSDALKKLKDKAGGKKFSKDFEEGSAQLQEFVKFLEKQSKIGPPVLEALSNADIFYEMQYKEVKIVANAYQTFANRVSHLKRKLDSLKATLPDLDDSPIPSPSADAPSPTGSESPFHGMELADPDPDLDGLAMDDDAEPPAPSPLSSIGGSPKPSLGTSDNREVEDMELSDEEMDSGGIIVEEQSEFPSRPEGSVPASKSSEPSAVTEQPLEQVTPVAAAPAASVEGVDLGKIGSILNSLSSAMKNTGPVAETPTPASAASSVDSPSASVPSQDSSSLSNLLSKVDVSAADLLSALSKVQAHGGLEGITSLLSSPARNISSDSSSTGKIPPPLSSASAVATPSPTPSPGAPKPSSASTSIKQRTTSQGPPHTSNSSSTPVPTDSGETNLTTETEPSLSSDSLESKIHSFLQGNPAFNAFDLGLSVTPGNNLSPAAGMDPQDGTPVRDEGGSTPTQDEIMDKPGLGAFTANTTQPSAGETVTTAPLTYQNNNPQQQTHAQTGVVQNGQAYKPYMYSEQKISQQQTPAPVAHYQRVSAPTGAAVPGERAPGIASTTNTVEGFQGVGDRGWYGDTYPEGSSQQPRGFNMPVPAGAGENKLPGHYPYQADQAPQPPEGANTSPGFFLKTMPPLPKLPPPPPPVPFDAPPSAAIPAVVPPEQQPMNTGDTTGPRVNSVISGMVVHDHQHKSVFQPDEPLYNNERPPHPPEYLHSEGLQYQEDVEPYHDEIHHHDARFYKEDSYHHPADPFYRPGSPPHPFPRVRGRLTPPVSPSEEGYYGQDYQPRGPSPAYFGPRRPPPPRHEIRHPGVRPPHRPPHPARHPHPRGPPPRAPFPRFQGPGPGPEPWSRGKRPPPRRGGNAGPMFPPKRPFPPPRY; this comes from the exons ATGGCTGCAGGAGCTGGAGCCTCGTCTGGCGGCTCCTTTGAGTCGACTTTGGACAGAAAGTTTCAGAATGTGACAAACACGATGGATTCAATTCAAGGACTGTCAACGTGGTGTATCGAAAATAAGAAGTACCACAGCCTGATTGTGCGCCACTGGCTAAAGCGGTTGAAAAAAT cTGATTCCACTCACAGACTGAACCTGTTTTATCTTGCCAACGATGTCATTCAAAACTGTAAAAGGAAAAACGCCATTGTTTACCGTACGGCATTCGCTGAGGTCCTCCCTGATGCCTTTTTGCTGCTCAA CCGTGAAGGTGAGGCCAAGGTGGTTAAATCGGTGGAGAGGATATTGTCCATCTGGGAGGACAGAAGTGTGTATTCTGGGGCTCTCATCTCTGAACTTAGGAGTACTTTAGTCAAAGAGGAATCGCCTCCTGAGACACCTGTGGAACAGAAAA CTCCGATTGAGTCCAATGCAGATCTCCGGTCCAAGATAGTTGCTGAGTTTGTG CCTCAGGCTTTTATAGACCAACTGTCAAAGTACAAGAGATCTGTGGAGGAGGTGGACCTGAGAGAAAAACAGCTGACAGCTATGAGGGTTGATATCTGCAGCTCTGATGCCCTCAAGAAACTTAAAG ATAAGGCAGGAGGAAAGAAGTTCTCCAAGGACTTTGAGGAAGGAAGTGCACAGCTACAGGAGTTTGTCAAGTTTCtggaaaaacaaagcaaaataggACCTCCTGTCCTGGAAGCCCTCAGCAATGCAGATATCTTTTATGAGATGCAATACAAAGAGGTCAAGATTGTTGCTAAT GCCTACCAGACGTTTGCGAACCGGGTGTCCCACCTGAAGCGTAAACTGGACAGTCTGAAGGCAACCTTACCAGACCTGGATGACTCCCCCATCCCCTCACCCTCCGCAGACGCACCTTCTCCAACAGGCTCTGAGTCCCCCTTCCATGGTATGGAATTGGCTGATCCTGATCCAGATCTTGATGGTTTGGCTATGGATGATGATGCTGAACCACCGGCTCCGAGTCCTTTGTCCTCAATCGGAGGATCCCCCAAACCCTCACTGGGAACGAGTGACAATCGTGAAGTGGAAGACATGGAGCTTTCAGATGAAGAGATGGACAGCGGTGGAATTATAG TCGAGGAGCAGAGTGAATTCCCCTCTCGCCCAGAGGGGTCGGTTCCAGCCTCTAAAAGCAGCGAGCCATCAGCGGTGACAGAGCAGCCACTCGAACAGGTCACTCCGGTGGCGGCAGCTCCTGCAGCAAGCGTGGAAGGTGTTGACCTGGGTAAAATTGGCTCTATCCTCAACAGCTTAAGCTCAGCCATGAAGAATACAG GTCCAGTAGCAGAGACTCCTACACCTGCCTCAGCTGCATCGTCTGTGGACAGCCCATCTGCCTCTGTGCCCTCTCAGGATTCAAGCTCCCTGTCCAACCTCCTTTCCAAGGTGGATGTGAGTGCTGCAGATCTACTTAGTGCTCTCTCCAAAGTCCAGGCTCATGGAGGCCTTGAGG GTATCACCTCTcttctgagcagcccagctcgaAATATTTCATCAGACTCCTCTAGTACAGGCAAGATTCCCCCGCCTCTTTCATCTGCATCGGCGGTTGCTACCCCCAGCCCGACTCCCTCCCCTGGTGCACCAAAGCCTTCTTCAGCCTCCACCAGTATAAAGCAGCGCACAACCTCCCAAGGACCTCCTCACACCTCCAACTCCTCCTCTACCCCAGTGCCCACTGACAGTGGAGAAACAAATCTGACAACAGAGACAGAGCCCTCGTTGTCGTCTGACAGTTTAGAGTCTAAAATCCACAGCTTCCTGCAGGGTAACCCAGCTTTCAACGCCTTTGACTTGGGTCTTTCCGTGACCCCAGGCAATAACTTGAGCCCTGCAGCTGGGATGGATCCGCAGGATGGGACTCCAGTGCGGGATGAGGGTGGGAGCACGCCGACTCAAGATGAAATCATGGACAAACCAGGGTTGGGTGCATTCACTGCCAACACAACTCAGCCATCTGCAGGAGAAACTGTAACAACAGCTCCCCTCACCTATCAGAACAACAATCCCCAACAGCAAACCCACGCACAGACAGGAGTGGTTCAGAACGGCCAGGCTTACAAGCCATACATGTATAGTGAACAAAAGATTTCACAACAGCAGACTCCAGCACCTGTTGCACATTACCAGCGTGTTTCTGCACCAACGGGAGCAGCGGTGCCTGGAGAAAGAGCCCCAGGCATCGCCAGTACCACAAACACTGTGGAGGGCTTTCAGGGGGTGGGTGATAGGGGGTGGTATGGTGACACTTACCCAGAGGGGAGCTCTCAGCAGCCCAGAGGCTTCAACATGCCAGTGCCTGCAGGAGCTGGAGAAAACAAGTTACCAGGACATTACCCGTACCAAGCAGATCAAGCTCCACAGCCTCCAGAGGGCGCCAACACATCCCCTGGTTTCTTCCTAAAAACTATGCCTCCTCTGCCCAAGTTACCCCCCCCTCCACCTCCGGTTCCCTTTGATGCGCCTCCTTCTGCAGCCATCCCTGCGGTGGTTCCTCCAGAGCAGCAGCCAATGAATACAGGTGACACGACTGGGCCCAGAGTCAACAGCGTCATCAGTGGGATGGTGGTTCACGACCATCAGCACAAGTCAGTGTTTCAGCCAGATGAGCCGCTGTACAACAATGAGCGACCCCCACACCCCCCCGAGTATTTACACTCAGAGGGTCTGCAATACCAGGAGGACGTTGAGCCTTATCATGACGAGATCCACCATCATGATGCACGTTTTTATAAAGAAGACTCATACCATCATCCAGCTGATCCGTTTTACAGGCCAGGCAGTCCCCCACACCCCTTCCCCAGGGTTCGAGGGCGCCTCACTCCCCCCGTCTCCCCCTCAGAGGAAGGCTACTACGGTCAGGACTACCAGCCACGCGGCCCATCTCCGGCCTACTTTGGCCCAAGGAGACCCCCACCACCTCGCCATGAAATCCGTCACCCAGGTGTTCGGCCTCCACACCGGCCTCCCCACCCAGCACGCCACCCGCACCCCAGGGGCCCCCCACCACGTGCTCCATTTCCTCGGTTCCAGGGCCCAGGTCCCGGCCCAGAACCATGGTCAAGAGGCAAACGTCCACCTCCAAGAAGAGGAGGAAATGCTGGTCCAATGTTTCCTCCAAAAAGACCGTTTCCACCCCCACGGTACTGA
- the ciarta gene encoding circadian associated repressor of transcription a, with translation MNSQGSSSKCPSSSSLSTPVFLLSESEQTEDDADVFAKEKGESRISKACTAEKDRAPSGRYSDLLAHSHQLHTSSADNNQSKHCSHKTKHHDLPTSPGAATQGSSSATPGDLIFAQKCADLQRFVHPLLELLHGLKTGRFHKGLTSFQQSVAMDRLHRILGILQKPEMGERYLQNLLQIEMMLKMWFPQVALQSADTPNQTTTPKLSHRWCQNQLHMPVKKRKMSWSDPDHSGTVPNKHKHLQDERQGTFRAVTALDTVSTCLPGSLRKHKAPKRRTVEPAGPSCEFRDSTGTSSALSDWCCKKENENQKRPEVFPPSPCDSLATQDSSVSSSTAPADSP, from the exons ATGAATTCGCAGGGCAGCTCCTCCAAATGCCCATCTTCTTCCTCACTTTCCACGCCAGTGTTTCTCCTCAGTGAGAGTGAACAGACAGAAGATGATGCAGACGTATTTGcaaaggaaaaaggagaaagtAGAATCAGCAAGGCCTGCACAGCTGAAAAAGACAGAGCACCTTCTGGACGTTATTCTGATTTACTTGCTCATTCACATCAGTTGCACACATCCAGCGCTGACAACAATCAGTCTaaacactgttcacacaaaaCCAAGCATCATGATTTACCAACTTCCCCTGGAGCTGCGACACAAGGATCATCATCAGCCACGCCAGGAGACCTTATCTTTGCTCAAAAG TGTGCAGATTTACAGAGATTTGTCCATCCTCTGCTGGAGCTTCTACATGGACTAAAGACTGGGCGGTTTCACAAAG GTTTGACCAGTTTCCAGCAGAGTGTTGCCATGGACAGATTGCACAGGATTCTGGGGATTTTACAGAAGCCTGAAATGGG TGAGAGGTACCTCCAAAACTTATTGCAGATAGAGATGATGCTCAAGATGTGGTTCCCTCAGGTGGCTCTTCAATCAGCAGATACCCCAAACCAGACCACCACTCCAAAACTTTCCCATCGCTGGTGCCAAAATCAACTACATATGCCAGTTAAG AAGCGAAAGATGAGCTGGTCAGACCCTGACCATTCTGGCACAGTCCCAAACAAGCATAAGCACCTTCAAGATGAAAGACAGGGGACTTTTCGGGCTGTGACTGCACTTGACACTGTGTCCACCTGTCTCCCCGGGTCGCTTAGAAAACACAAAGCACCTAAGAGACGAACAGTGGAACCGGCCGGGCCCAGTTGTGAGTTTAGAGACAGCACCGGCACGTCGAGCGCACTGTCCGATTGGTGTTGCAAGAAGGAAAACGAGAATCAAAAGCGGCCTGAGGTTTTTCCGCCTTCTCCTTGTGACAGCCTGGCTACACAGGACAGCTCTGTATCCTCAAGCACCGCTCCGGCTGATTCACCTTAG